In one window of Paraflavitalea soli DNA:
- a CDS encoding glycoside hydrolase family 2 TIM barrel-domain containing protein produces the protein MPASFLPSCSTIRHFTLAILFLLMAALPASAQSTIIKYLSGTDKDHTVSWDFFCTKGTNSGKWTTIGVPSCWELQGFGHYDYGRVKLADQSDEVGKYRYRFQVDKQWKGQQVNIVFEGSMTDTEVKINGKLAGALHQGAFYRFAYDISTLLRYGSSNLLEVQVSKKSANHSVNLAERDADFWIFGGIFRPVYLEVKPVTHIERVAIAASAEGNFSMQVIKRQADPAYKVEATISKVNSNTVLAVLNTATSSGDTMDIMQTLVSNPDLWSPEFPHLYKVLVALKDKQGKVIHTLEKKFGFRNAELRPGDGFYLNNKKVIFKGVNRHSFWPESGRTLSKALSIEDVTLMKDMNMNVVRMSHYPPDQHFLDVCDSMGLMVSDELTGWQKMYDDTTARRLVKELVIRDVNHPSIILWANGNEGGFNRTVDGDYSWYDPQRRHVIHPWEKFNHTDTKHYPDYNYMVNASLYEKEVYFPTEFMHGLYDGGHGAGLDDFWNLILQSPRAAGGFLWVFADEGVVRRDKNDSLDTYTNNAPDGIVGPYHQKEGSYYTIKEIWSPVYIGPQTIGPLFTGRIAVENRYMFTNLDQCTFKWTLKRQEKGAMTIVDSGAAAKLSVQPGEHGMLNLQLPTSWNEADALYLTATDPYGKEIFTWSWPIDQGEQLMAPLPDDLKPNGTIKAREEGNTLIVQQDSIAVYFDKTTGYLSKIVKGSAELSLAVGPALAGFDQQLSSFSHTDISGGYIVKAAYKGKDNWLNATWTFSPGSLVKLEYSFSQRGEADFMGITFNYPEEKIKGMKWLGRGPYHVWKNRLKGLQWGIWEKAYNNTITGEHGWQYPEFKGNHAEVSWVTVQTNEFPFTVIPADKKIFVQMLKPESPKGAYNNNTTVNYPAGNIGFLNAIQAIGTKFQPASVMGPQSQKNVQLNAPYQGVLWFDFR, from the coding sequence ATGCCTGCATCCTTTTTACCTTCTTGTTCAACCATACGCCATTTTACCCTTGCTATCCTGTTCCTGTTAATGGCCGCTTTGCCCGCCTCTGCACAAAGCACCATTATAAAATACCTCTCAGGTACCGATAAAGACCATACCGTATCCTGGGATTTCTTTTGTACTAAGGGAACGAACAGTGGTAAATGGACTACTATAGGAGTGCCCTCCTGTTGGGAACTCCAGGGCTTTGGCCATTATGATTATGGCCGCGTAAAGCTGGCCGACCAGTCTGATGAAGTGGGTAAATACCGTTACCGTTTCCAGGTCGATAAACAATGGAAGGGACAGCAGGTCAATATCGTGTTTGAAGGCTCCATGACCGATACCGAAGTAAAGATCAATGGCAAACTGGCTGGCGCCCTGCACCAGGGTGCTTTTTATCGCTTTGCCTATGATATTAGTACGCTGCTGCGTTATGGGTCATCCAACCTCCTGGAAGTACAGGTGAGTAAGAAATCGGCCAATCATTCCGTTAACCTGGCCGAGCGTGACGCTGATTTCTGGATCTTCGGCGGCATCTTCCGCCCCGTATACCTGGAAGTAAAGCCGGTTACCCATATTGAAAGAGTGGCCATTGCAGCTTCCGCCGAGGGAAATTTCAGCATGCAGGTGATCAAACGACAAGCCGATCCCGCCTATAAAGTGGAAGCCACCATCAGTAAGGTAAACAGTAATACGGTGCTGGCTGTATTGAACACCGCAACTTCTTCCGGCGATACGATGGACATTATGCAAACATTGGTATCCAACCCCGATCTGTGGAGTCCGGAGTTTCCCCATCTGTACAAAGTGCTTGTTGCTTTAAAAGATAAACAGGGTAAAGTAATACATACACTCGAAAAGAAATTTGGTTTCAGGAATGCGGAGTTGCGCCCCGGCGATGGCTTTTACCTCAACAATAAAAAAGTGATCTTCAAGGGTGTCAACCGCCACAGCTTCTGGCCCGAAAGCGGCAGAACCCTCAGCAAGGCCCTTAGCATAGAGGATGTGACCCTGATGAAGGATATGAACATGAATGTTGTACGCATGTCACACTATCCTCCCGATCAGCATTTTCTCGATGTATGCGATTCCATGGGTCTCATGGTCAGTGATGAATTAACCGGCTGGCAAAAAATGTACGATGATACTACTGCCCGCCGCCTCGTAAAAGAACTCGTGATCCGTGATGTTAACCACCCTAGTATCATCCTGTGGGCCAATGGCAATGAAGGCGGCTTCAATCGTACCGTGGATGGTGATTACAGTTGGTACGATCCCCAGCGCAGGCATGTCATCCATCCCTGGGAGAAATTCAATCATACCGATACCAAACATTACCCCGATTACAATTACATGGTCAATGCCTCCCTGTATGAAAAGGAGGTTTACTTCCCCACCGAATTCATGCACGGGCTTTACGATGGCGGTCATGGCGCCGGGCTCGACGACTTCTGGAACCTCATTCTCCAAAGTCCCCGGGCGGCAGGTGGCTTTCTCTGGGTGTTTGCTGATGAAGGGGTAGTGAGGCGTGACAAGAACGACAGCCTGGATACTTATACCAACAATGCACCGGACGGAATTGTAGGTCCGTATCACCAGAAGGAAGGCAGTTACTATACCATCAAAGAAATATGGTCTCCCGTATACATAGGCCCGCAAACGATCGGCCCTTTGTTCACCGGTCGCATCGCTGTGGAGAACAGGTATATGTTCACCAACCTTGATCAGTGTACGTTCAAATGGACATTAAAGCGCCAGGAAAAAGGAGCTATGACGATCGTCGATTCCGGTGCTGCGGCAAAACTGTCTGTACAGCCGGGAGAGCATGGTATGCTTAACCTGCAATTGCCCACATCATGGAATGAGGCCGATGCATTATACCTCACTGCAACAGATCCCTATGGCAAGGAAATATTTACCTGGAGCTGGCCCATTGACCAGGGAGAACAGCTGATGGCACCACTGCCCGATGACCTAAAACCCAATGGCACTATAAAAGCCAGGGAAGAAGGCAATACATTGATCGTGCAGCAGGATAGTATTGCTGTATACTTTGATAAGACCACCGGGTACCTGTCCAAAATAGTTAAAGGGAGTGCAGAGTTGTCTTTAGCAGTCGGTCCGGCATTGGCGGGATTTGACCAGCAATTGTCATCTTTCTCCCACACCGATATATCAGGTGGATATATAGTAAAAGCTGCTTATAAGGGCAAGGACAATTGGCTGAATGCCACCTGGACCTTCAGTCCCGGTTCACTCGTAAAGCTGGAGTATTCCTTTTCACAGCGTGGCGAGGCCGACTTTATGGGCATTACTTTTAACTATCCGGAGGAAAAAATAAAAGGTATGAAATGGCTGGGCAGAGGGCCTTATCATGTTTGGAAGAATAGATTGAAAGGGTTACAGTGGGGTATATGGGAAAAGGCGTACAACAATACCATTACAGGTGAGCATGGTTGGCAGTACCCAGAGTTTAAAGGCAACCATGCGGAAGTATCCTGGGTTACCGTGCAAACCAATGAATTTCCTTTTACCGTGATCCCGGCCGACAAAAAGATATTCGTGCAGATGTTGAAACCGGAAAGCCCCAAAGGCGCTTACAACAACAATACCACCGTCAATTATCCGGCGGGTAATATAGGGTTCTTAAATGCCATACAAGCTATTGGTACCAAGTTCCAACCAGCCTCCGTCATGGGCCCGCAAAGCCAGAAGAATGTGCAGCTCAATGCCCCTTACCAGGGTGTATTGTGGTTTGATTTCAGATAG
- a CDS encoding TonB-dependent receptor: MFGITAAYAQTEIITSSASSLPIDTSAQTGTTGTIRGKIVTTDGNPGAYVNVVLKEINKTVVTDETGLFALRNIKPGVYTLQVSHTGLQSQEKQVEIAAGDTKEFNFTLHETSLQLEEVIVEGRRSLNSKVVTVGKAPIAPMDLPQSITVVGQGLIRDQQAQRLSDIIKNVNGIYVSTTRGNTQESFSGRGYALGSSNLFKNGTRVNSGAMPEVSSLERVEVLKGSAAILYGNVAPGGIVNMVTKQPKFNFGGEVSFRTGSYDLYKPSFDVYGPVTSNIAYRLIGTYESAGSFRNQVSSERYYINPSLLFKLGKRSELLLQGDYLKHDFTPDFGIGTLGGNKIPDVDRSSFFGTPWQYTKTEQATATATYRYHLNESWNINFTGSYQQYKRDYFGVERIQAAADGKWARPLGRNNTEENYYIAQVDLTGKFKTGRFEHTLLAGVDADRYEITNLGYNTPTKAYDTINILDPARYLPRTDMPVVSAIRSVKTPTNRIGVYVQDLISITAQLKLLVGVRYSYQRAFAPDSTTFATGAKTKGQDKNDDAFSPRVGLVYKPFTNTAVFVSYANSFSVNSGTDIYGNALKPSIIDQYEIGVKNDFLNGLLSVNVTGYRIVNNNFAVTAPFTSTGAQNNNTSIKQLTGQTTSDGIELDISAHPSSGLDITAGYSHNYMRYTKTDTTTGSYVQGERLVNTPTHTANATVFYTFTSDKLKGLKAGISFLYIGKRNAGWNNQYKLNNYPNASRLFEVGGYTTLDLSAGYSWKKIAVLAKLSNVTNTLNYLVHENYSVNPLAPRQFAATVSYRF, translated from the coding sequence ATGTTCGGAATAACAGCTGCTTACGCACAAACAGAAATAATTACCTCATCAGCGAGTTCATTACCGATAGATACCAGTGCTCAAACAGGTACTACAGGAACGATCAGAGGAAAAATAGTTACTACAGATGGCAATCCGGGCGCTTATGTAAATGTTGTCCTGAAAGAGATTAATAAAACAGTGGTTACAGACGAGACTGGATTATTTGCCCTCAGAAATATTAAACCAGGTGTCTATACTTTACAGGTTTCACATACAGGTTTGCAATCTCAGGAAAAGCAGGTAGAGATAGCAGCCGGCGATACCAAAGAATTTAATTTCACACTTCATGAAACCTCACTTCAGTTAGAAGAGGTGATTGTGGAAGGCCGCAGAAGCCTTAATTCCAAAGTAGTCACTGTAGGAAAAGCGCCCATTGCGCCCATGGATCTTCCGCAAAGCATTACAGTGGTAGGACAGGGGCTGATTAGGGACCAGCAGGCCCAGCGTTTAAGCGATATTATTAAAAATGTAAACGGCATATATGTCTCTACCACCCGTGGTAATACCCAGGAAAGCTTTTCCGGGCGTGGTTATGCTTTGGGCAGCAGTAATCTATTTAAGAATGGCACCCGTGTCAATTCAGGCGCCATGCCCGAAGTAAGCTCACTGGAAAGAGTCGAAGTGCTCAAAGGAAGCGCTGCAATCCTTTATGGCAACGTAGCGCCGGGCGGTATTGTAAATATGGTCACTAAGCAGCCTAAATTCAATTTTGGCGGCGAAGTATCTTTCCGCACAGGAAGCTACGATCTGTATAAGCCTTCTTTCGATGTATATGGCCCTGTTACCTCCAACATCGCGTATCGTCTCATTGGTACCTATGAAAGTGCTGGTAGCTTTCGCAATCAGGTAAGCTCCGAAAGATATTATATCAATCCTTCCTTGTTGTTTAAACTCGGTAAACGATCAGAACTGCTGTTACAGGGCGATTACCTGAAGCACGACTTTACACCTGATTTTGGCATCGGTACACTGGGTGGCAATAAAATACCAGATGTAGACCGTTCCTCTTTCTTCGGTACCCCCTGGCAGTATACTAAAACGGAACAAGCCACTGCCACCGCTACTTACCGCTACCACCTCAATGAATCCTGGAATATCAATTTCACCGGCTCTTACCAGCAATACAAAAGAGATTATTTTGGTGTGGAACGCATACAGGCCGCTGCCGATGGTAAATGGGCACGCCCCCTCGGCAGAAATAATACAGAAGAAAACTATTATATAGCCCAGGTAGACCTGACCGGAAAATTCAAAACCGGCAGGTTTGAACACACCTTGCTGGCTGGTGTCGATGCTGATCGTTATGAGATCACAAATCTTGGCTACAATACACCCACTAAGGCCTATGACACCATCAATATTCTCGATCCTGCCAGGTACCTGCCCCGTACAGATATGCCTGTAGTATCAGCTATCAGGTCTGTAAAAACACCTACGAACCGTATTGGCGTATATGTTCAGGACCTTATTAGCATCACTGCTCAGTTAAAATTACTGGTAGGTGTACGTTATTCCTATCAACGTGCTTTTGCTCCTGATTCTACCACTTTTGCTACCGGAGCCAAAACGAAAGGGCAGGACAAAAATGATGATGCCTTCTCCCCCCGTGTGGGGTTGGTTTATAAGCCATTTACCAATACTGCCGTGTTTGTAAGCTATGCCAACTCTTTCTCCGTAAACTCAGGTACGGATATTTATGGAAATGCTTTGAAACCGTCTATCATCGACCAATATGAAATAGGAGTCAAGAATGATTTCCTGAATGGATTACTCTCTGTTAATGTTACCGGCTACCGGATCGTGAACAATAATTTTGCTGTTACAGCACCATTTACTTCCACCGGTGCACAGAATAACAATACTTCCATTAAACAGCTTACCGGACAAACCACCAGTGATGGTATAGAACTGGATATCTCTGCTCACCCATCCAGCGGGTTGGATATAACTGCTGGCTACAGCCACAATTATATGAGGTATACCAAAACAGACACTACCACAGGAAGCTATGTGCAAGGGGAAAGACTGGTGAATACGCCTACCCATACGGCAAACGCCACTGTTTTCTATACTTTCACCAGCGACAAACTGAAAGGGCTGAAAGCAGGTATTTCCTTCCTTTATATTGGTAAGCGTAATGCGGGATGGAATAATCAGTATAAGCTGAATAATTATCCCAACGCGTCGCGCTTATTTGAAGTAGGCGGTTATACTACCCTTGATCTTTCAGCCGGATACTCCTGGAAAAAGATTGCTGTACTGGCCAAATTGTCCAACGTAACCAATACACTGAATTATCTGGTGCATGAAAATTACAGCGTTAATCCACTTGCTCCCAGACAATTTGCTGCAACTGTTTCCTACAGGTTCTAA
- a CDS encoding TolC family protein gives MIRSYFLFRHCMVVLAVLLTGVVTNAQDTLRITLQVAEQQFFQNNLALLAAKYDITIAQAAIIQAKLYNNPTLLASGNLYNPDLHKPFDISNKTGQYDIQIQQLITLAGKRNKQIGLATTSARIAAYNFYDLLRTLRYSLRSNYYSILHLHQSKDAYQVQINSLQQLSKAYSELQEKGVVTLKDAVRIKSLLYTLQAEQTGLQNQLNDLQAELQLLMRDNKHYYLPMGMGDGPEALEQYPLQALVDSAYNNRYDLKAANANTVYSQQNYQLQKALRTPDLTLGVEFDKRGSFVNNASFLTAAIDLPFFNRNQGHIKAAQTQVEQSKVLLEQQQLTVENEVQKAYVKALNTDRMLQSFDPGFKKQFDKLLQGITDNFQKKNISLLEFIDFYESWKDNVLQWNQLQNEKDQAMEALNFAVGKTLFN, from the coding sequence ATGATCAGAAGTTATTTTCTGTTCAGGCATTGCATGGTAGTGCTAGCGGTATTACTGACCGGCGTTGTAACCAATGCCCAGGATACGCTACGCATTACCCTGCAAGTAGCCGAACAACAATTTTTTCAAAACAACCTTGCGCTGCTGGCAGCAAAATATGATATTACTATTGCCCAGGCAGCCATTATACAGGCAAAGCTGTACAATAACCCAACGCTGCTGGCAAGTGGCAACCTTTATAACCCGGACCTGCATAAACCATTTGACATCTCTAACAAAACCGGACAATATGATATTCAAATCCAACAACTGATCACCCTGGCCGGCAAACGCAACAAGCAGATTGGCCTGGCCACTACCAGCGCCAGGATCGCAGCGTATAATTTTTACGACCTGCTCCGCACGCTTCGCTATTCGCTACGCAGCAATTATTACAGCATACTGCACCTGCATCAATCAAAAGATGCTTACCAGGTACAGATCAATTCGCTTCAACAATTAAGCAAGGCTTATAGCGAATTGCAGGAAAAAGGAGTGGTGACGCTCAAAGATGCGGTGCGCATCAAATCCTTATTGTACACCTTGCAGGCAGAACAAACGGGTTTACAAAACCAGTTGAATGACCTGCAGGCTGAACTGCAATTGCTGATGCGTGACAACAAGCATTATTATTTGCCGATGGGGATGGGCGATGGCCCGGAAGCCCTGGAGCAATACCCTTTGCAGGCGCTGGTAGACAGTGCCTATAATAACCGGTACGATCTGAAAGCAGCGAATGCCAATACAGTATACAGTCAGCAAAACTATCAGTTGCAGAAGGCGCTGCGCACACCCGACCTTACGCTGGGGGTTGAATTTGATAAGCGGGGGAGCTTTGTGAACAATGCCAGTTTCCTGACTGCCGCTATCGACCTTCCTTTTTTTAACCGCAACCAGGGTCATATCAAGGCGGCACAAACACAAGTGGAACAAAGCAAGGTGCTGTTGGAGCAACAGCAGCTAACGGTAGAAAATGAGGTTCAGAAAGCTTATGTGAAGGCCTTGAACACAGACAGGATGCTGCAATCTTTTGACCCCGGTTTCAAAAAGCAGTTTGATAAGCTACTGCAGGGCATTACTGACAATTTTCAGAAGAAGAACATCAGCCTATTGGAATTTATTGATTTCTATGAATCATGGAAAGACAATGTATTGCAATGGAATCAGCTGCAGAATGAAAAAGACCAGGCTATGGAAGCGCTGAACTTCGCAGTAGGTAAAACCCTTTTCAATTAA
- a CDS encoding efflux RND transporter periplasmic adaptor subunit — protein MKCMFIILMGGLLLQLSSCRESEATPAAPETFCLTDTLQKRIQIATVQSDTVKNEIALSGKIEANEDKWIKVFPVVGGLVESLKVQLGDYVKKGQVLAVIRSSEIADYQGQLSYAESNVKMAEKALSSNKDMFAAGLATEKDVVGAETELEKAKADLKRIRETNAIYGSKGNALQTITAPVSGFVVEKNVTDQMHYRADGAQPFFVISNLDEVWVIANVFESDIPKIQTGYEANVSVIAYKDKVFKGKVDRIFSMLDPQSRVMKVRIRIPNTGYLLKPEMFAQINIEYTEGNEKMPAIPAQAVIFDKNKNFVMVYKDKCNIETREVELFKTIGSTTYIKSGLADGEKVIAQYQLLVYDALND, from the coding sequence ATGAAATGCATGTTTATAATCCTGATGGGTGGCCTGCTGCTACAGTTGTCCTCCTGCCGGGAAAGTGAAGCGACCCCTGCCGCGCCAGAAACTTTTTGCCTGACTGATACTTTACAGAAAAGGATACAGATCGCCACGGTACAATCAGATACAGTGAAAAATGAGATCGCGCTTTCGGGCAAGATAGAAGCGAATGAGGATAAGTGGATCAAGGTATTCCCGGTAGTTGGGGGCCTGGTGGAATCGCTGAAAGTTCAACTGGGCGATTATGTAAAGAAGGGGCAGGTATTGGCAGTAATACGGAGCAGTGAGATCGCCGATTACCAGGGGCAACTATCCTATGCAGAATCGAATGTAAAGATGGCCGAGAAGGCACTGTCTTCGAATAAGGATATGTTTGCGGCGGGCCTGGCCACGGAAAAAGATGTGGTAGGAGCTGAAACGGAATTGGAGAAAGCGAAAGCGGACCTAAAGCGTATCCGGGAAACAAATGCGATCTATGGGTCCAAAGGCAATGCCTTACAAACGATCACGGCACCGGTATCGGGTTTTGTAGTAGAAAAGAATGTAACAGATCAGATGCATTACCGGGCAGATGGGGCGCAGCCCTTTTTCGTTATCTCCAACCTGGATGAAGTGTGGGTAATAGCGAATGTATTTGAAAGTGATATACCCAAGATACAAACGGGTTACGAAGCGAATGTATCGGTGATCGCTTATAAAGACAAGGTGTTCAAAGGAAAGGTAGACAGAATCTTCTCCATGCTGGATCCGCAAAGCCGGGTTATGAAGGTAAGGATACGGATACCCAATACGGGTTACCTGCTGAAACCGGAAATGTTTGCGCAGATCAATATAGAATACACGGAGGGTAACGAAAAGATGCCGGCCATCCCGGCGCAGGCAGTGATATTTGATAAGAACAAGAATTTCGTCATGGTATACAAAGACAAATGCAATATAGAAACCAGGGAGGTGGAGTTATTCAAAACGATTGGTAGTACCACCTATATTAAAAGTGGCCTGGCAGACGGGGAAAAGGTGATTGCACAATACCAGTTGCTGGTGTACGATGCGCTGAATGATTAG